A genomic stretch from Haloferax sp. Atlit-12N includes:
- a CDS encoding P-loop NTPase yields MVEAFAVASGKGGTGKTTSTLALGMALAEDYDVTVIDADTGMANLLFHAGLDDADVTLHDLLVDERDAAVSDAVYERFGMSVVPCGTSLAAFEAADPGRLRDVVAELAADTDVLLLDSPAALGSKSAVLPVVLADRIVVVLQPTVPSLSDGLKVQEYAHSYGTDTAGVVFNRVQPDENVDRIAEQAGRYFGGQTLASVPESDAVRAARREGKPLLAHAPDDPAADAFREAAARLDVRDGDGRDVAERFKSAVVPERI; encoded by the coding sequence ATGGTCGAGGCGTTCGCCGTCGCCAGCGGGAAGGGCGGCACGGGGAAGACGACGAGTACGCTCGCGCTGGGGATGGCGCTCGCCGAGGACTACGACGTGACCGTCATCGACGCGGACACGGGCATGGCGAACCTGCTGTTCCACGCCGGGTTGGACGACGCCGACGTGACGCTCCACGACTTACTCGTCGACGAGCGCGACGCTGCCGTGTCCGACGCGGTGTACGAGCGGTTCGGCATGTCGGTCGTCCCCTGCGGGACGAGTCTCGCGGCGTTCGAGGCTGCAGACCCTGGTCGCCTCCGCGACGTGGTTGCCGAACTCGCCGCCGACACGGACGTGCTCCTCCTCGATTCGCCCGCCGCGCTCGGCTCGAAGAGCGCGGTGCTTCCGGTCGTCCTCGCGGACCGCATCGTCGTCGTCCTCCAGCCCACCGTGCCGTCGCTGTCCGACGGGCTGAAAGTCCAGGAGTACGCCCACTCGTACGGCACCGACACGGCGGGCGTGGTGTTCAACCGCGTGCAACCCGACGAGAACGTCGACCGAATCGCCGAGCAGGCCGGCCGCTACTTCGGCGGGCAGACGCTCGCTTCAGTCCCCGAGAGCGACGCGGTCCGGGCGGCCCGCCGCGAGGGCAAACCCCTCCTCGCGCACGCCCCCGACGACCCGGCCGCCGACGCCTTCCGCGAGGCGGCCGCCCGACTCGACGTGCGCGACGGCGACGGCCGCGACGTGGCGGAGCGGTTCAAAAGCGCCGTCGTCCCCGAGCGGATATGA
- a CDS encoding zinc-binding dehydrogenase, which produces MRGLAKTSREPGAMELVDVETPEPASNEVLIEIDYAGLCGSDAGIYKFKSAFERMNMPTIIGHEYTGRVVERGDDATRFSVGERVVERPIRGCGECFQCQIGEESICQDAELTGIDHDGAYAGYIAVPESALQSVPSNVDPKHAALVEPTAICTRAVLRNSRVEAGDRVLVAGPGPIGLLCAQVAASQGAEVVVAGVGRDTNYRLPLAEKLGYPALNIEEDDLTGIQRELTGGVGFDVVFDTTGHPSGLPMAVEQVRKGGQIVLVGQTGETTMEFTPLVRAEIDLQCTYGATFEDFERAFRLIGTGDVDHATFLDDRFQLTESEDAFEAFLAGETCKPVFDVSVLRD; this is translated from the coding sequence ATGCGCGGGTTAGCCAAAACGAGCCGAGAGCCCGGAGCTATGGAACTCGTCGACGTCGAGACACCCGAGCCGGCGTCGAACGAGGTCCTCATCGAAATCGACTACGCCGGGCTCTGCGGGAGCGACGCGGGAATCTACAAGTTCAAATCCGCCTTCGAGCGGATGAACATGCCGACCATCATCGGCCACGAGTACACCGGCCGCGTGGTCGAACGCGGCGACGACGCCACCCGATTTTCCGTCGGTGAGCGCGTGGTCGAACGACCGATTCGCGGCTGCGGCGAGTGCTTCCAGTGCCAAATCGGCGAGGAGAGCATCTGCCAGGACGCGGAACTGACCGGTATCGACCACGACGGCGCGTACGCCGGCTACATCGCCGTCCCGGAGTCGGCGCTCCAGTCGGTACCGTCGAACGTCGACCCGAAGCACGCGGCGCTCGTCGAACCGACGGCGATTTGCACGCGCGCGGTTCTCCGGAACTCCCGCGTCGAAGCGGGCGACCGCGTGCTCGTCGCCGGCCCCGGGCCCATCGGATTGCTCTGCGCGCAGGTGGCCGCCTCGCAGGGCGCGGAGGTCGTCGTCGCGGGCGTCGGTCGGGACACGAACTACCGACTGCCGCTCGCGGAGAAACTCGGCTACCCCGCACTCAACATCGAGGAAGACGACCTGACCGGCATCCAGCGCGAGCTGACCGGCGGCGTCGGCTTCGACGTGGTCTTCGACACGACCGGCCACCCGTCGGGACTACCGATGGCCGTCGAGCAGGTCCGCAAGGGCGGCCAAATCGTTCTCGTCGGCCAGACCGGCGAGACCACGATGGAGTTCACGCCGCTCGTCCGCGCCGAAATCGACCTCCAGTGTACCTACGGTGCGACCTTCGAGGACTTCGAGCGGGCGTTCCGTCTCATCGGCACGGGCGACGTCGACCACGCCACGTTCCTCGACGACCGCTTCCAGCTCACCGAGTCCGAAGACGCCTTCGAGGCGTTCCTCGCCGGCGAGACCTGCAAGCCGGTGTTCGACGTTTCGGTCCTTCGAGACTGA
- a CDS encoding tripartite tricarboxylate transporter substrate binding protein produces the protein MGDDTISNRSGRSALNRRNFIKAAGVGGVALSAGCLGSLSGEQEWPSRPVEVISPWSAGGGADRTSRAVADAAENHTDVSWNVSNQTGGSGSVGMNAAANAEPDGHTIGCTAPEIALFEHLGIADLSPDDITPIMQYTEFPAALVVSEDAEFSTLEEWITYGQDNTLQMANSGFGSSWHMAAAGIASEAGVNVEHISYEGAAPAMTAVVNGEVDCTAVGAAEVAPQVQDGGLTALGVAFDQQVEALPNTPTLQDQGLDISIGSWLAHFAPAGIDDELKQQLADVYSAVYEDDSFVEFMENNNFIRVERGPDELQDFLDQQYEFYGNLVDELGIEEQ, from the coding sequence ATGGGAGACGATACCATTAGCAATCGGAGTGGACGCAGCGCGCTGAACAGACGGAACTTTATCAAGGCCGCCGGCGTCGGCGGAGTGGCGCTCTCTGCCGGCTGTCTCGGCAGTCTCTCCGGCGAACAGGAGTGGCCCTCTCGGCCGGTCGAAGTCATCTCCCCGTGGTCGGCCGGGGGCGGGGCCGACCGAACCAGTCGCGCGGTCGCCGACGCGGCCGAGAACCACACCGATGTCTCGTGGAACGTCAGCAACCAGACCGGCGGCTCCGGCTCGGTCGGGATGAACGCGGCGGCCAACGCCGAACCCGACGGCCACACCATCGGCTGTACGGCCCCGGAAATCGCGCTGTTCGAACACCTCGGTATCGCCGACCTCAGCCCCGACGACATCACGCCCATCATGCAGTACACCGAGTTCCCCGCGGCGCTCGTCGTCAGCGAGGACGCTGAGTTCTCCACGCTCGAAGAGTGGATTACCTACGGGCAGGACAACACCCTGCAGATGGCGAACTCCGGCTTCGGCTCGTCGTGGCACATGGCGGCCGCCGGCATCGCCAGCGAGGCCGGCGTCAACGTCGAACACATCTCCTACGAGGGTGCCGCGCCGGCCATGACGGCCGTCGTGAACGGCGAGGTCGACTGTACCGCGGTCGGCGCGGCCGAGGTCGCCCCGCAGGTCCAAGACGGCGGCCTGACCGCCCTCGGCGTGGCGTTCGACCAGCAGGTCGAGGCGCTCCCGAACACGCCGACGCTCCAAGATCAGGGCCTCGACATCTCCATCGGCTCGTGGCTCGCGCACTTCGCGCCCGCCGGCATCGACGACGAACTGAAGCAACAGCTCGCCGACGTGTACAGCGCCGTCTACGAGGACGACTCGTTCGTGGAGTTCATGGAGAACAACAACTTCATCCGCGTCGAACGCGGCCCCGACGAGCTCCAGGACTTCCTCGACCAGCAGTACGAGTTCTACGGCAACCTCGTCGACGAACTCGGCATCGAAGAGCAGTAA
- a CDS encoding type I 3-dehydroquinate dehydratase, whose translation MADLIEFRMDKADDPLEQLAAYDGELPIIATNRARWFGGKASDTGRLDDLFSASRYDAVEFVDIELETVRAKEWLAHEFRENDVQLIISHHDFDETPDREVLDAIIEQCAEFGDIAKVAVFPQNQGDTLTLLEAVNDATNRGIDVAGISMGEIGSHTRVIGHLYGSKLGYAPLLADDNDYAPGQIPLEKLASLIELTKNERVDGQVIDTLRNEVSVPKELTLSD comes from the coding sequence GTGGCAGACCTCATCGAATTCCGAATGGACAAGGCGGACGACCCGCTCGAACAACTCGCCGCGTACGACGGCGAACTCCCGATAATTGCGACCAATCGCGCTCGCTGGTTCGGGGGAAAGGCAAGCGACACCGGACGACTGGACGACCTGTTTTCCGCATCTCGGTACGACGCTGTGGAGTTCGTGGACATCGAACTCGAGACCGTACGCGCCAAGGAGTGGCTGGCTCACGAGTTCCGCGAGAACGACGTCCAACTCATCATCTCGCACCACGACTTCGACGAGACGCCCGACCGCGAGGTCCTCGACGCCATCATCGAACAGTGCGCGGAGTTCGGCGACATCGCGAAGGTGGCAGTCTTCCCCCAGAACCAAGGTGACACGCTCACCCTCCTCGAGGCCGTCAACGACGCGACTAACCGCGGCATCGACGTTGCCGGTATCTCCATGGGCGAAATCGGGAGCCACACGCGGGTCATCGGCCATCTCTACGGGTCGAAGCTCGGCTACGCGCCCCTGCTCGCGGACGACAACGACTACGCGCCGGGGCAGATTCCGCTCGAAAAGCTCGCCTCGCTCATCGAACTCACGAAAAACGAGCGCGTCGACGGGCAGGTCATCGACACGCTCCGGAACGAAGTGTCGGTGCCGAAGGAACTGACGCTCTCGGACTGA
- a CDS encoding NAD(P)-dependent oxidoreductase, producing the protein MVTQQVLVTGPFGEAGEAILNHLADRDEYEFTYLDRTEHPEYETFVADIADYEAIRPAFDGQDAVIHLAAQSDAGAAFEDIVEPNIMGTYNVLKAMEDAGVEKLIYASSQRVVGLYEEDLAPDLYEEDYPSKYDPLRLTHETLPKPDGYYGASKVFGEHICRTHARRDGAPNQVYSIRISSVRTERYDHPYGDAERGVDRGDEHKVEEGEVWDQSQTGSWERGSTEYEEMVKRLKATWTSQRDFAHLLECCLEDESVTYDTFYAVSGNKARWFDIDHAKAVLDYEPADDGSEWDSPPE; encoded by the coding sequence ATGGTTACGCAGCAAGTCCTAGTCACGGGTCCGTTCGGTGAGGCGGGCGAAGCGATTCTCAACCACCTTGCGGACCGAGACGAGTACGAGTTTACGTATCTCGACCGGACCGAACACCCGGAGTACGAGACGTTCGTCGCAGATATCGCGGATTACGAGGCGATTCGCCCGGCGTTCGACGGGCAGGACGCCGTTATCCACCTCGCCGCGCAGTCCGACGCGGGCGCGGCCTTCGAGGACATCGTCGAGCCGAACATCATGGGCACGTACAACGTCCTCAAGGCGATGGAGGACGCCGGCGTCGAGAAGCTCATCTACGCCTCCTCCCAGCGCGTGGTTGGGCTGTACGAGGAGGACCTCGCGCCCGACCTCTACGAGGAGGACTATCCCAGCAAGTACGACCCGCTTCGGCTCACCCACGAGACGCTCCCGAAGCCCGACGGCTACTACGGTGCCTCGAAGGTGTTCGGCGAGCACATCTGCCGGACGCACGCCCGCCGCGACGGCGCGCCGAACCAGGTCTACTCGATTCGCATCTCCAGCGTGCGGACCGAGCGCTACGACCACCCCTACGGCGACGCGGAGCGCGGCGTCGACCGCGGTGACGAGCACAAAGTCGAGGAGGGCGAGGTGTGGGACCAGTCCCAGACCGGGTCGTGGGAGCGCGGGAGCACCGAGTACGAGGAGATGGTCAAGCGACTCAAGGCGACGTGGACCTCCCAGCGGGACTTCGCGCACCTGCTCGAATGCTGTCTCGAAGACGAGTCGGTCACCTACGACACGTTCTACGCGGTGAGCGGCAACAAGGCCCGCTGGTTCGACATCGACCACGCGAAGGCGGTCCTCGACTACGAACCGGCCGACGACGGCTCCGAGTGGGACAGCCCGCCCGAGTGA
- a CDS encoding IclR family transcriptional regulator encodes MTNSTGSGSRRIQSVEQAFDIIRYLREVDGATLSETAEDMEMPVSTAHIHLATLVDTDYVVKVGSEYRCSLRFLEMGGSMRDGMALYRVAKPELDELKEQTGEHTNVTVEQNGFAVQLYKAQSPESIDDDAPLGDHLYLHSTATGKAMLAEHSRDEVDRIIDRRGLPALTDDTITDREALHEDLEVVRDRGYSINRGEHYPGVCAVGTAITSEPDDAVGAISISGPMSRIEPGRIEEELGPALLNKKNIIELKIKQY; translated from the coding sequence ATGACGAACTCCACCGGGTCGGGCTCGCGGCGGATACAGAGCGTCGAACAGGCGTTCGACATCATTCGGTACCTCCGCGAAGTCGACGGCGCGACGCTGTCGGAGACCGCCGAGGACATGGAGATGCCGGTCAGCACGGCGCACATCCACTTGGCGACGCTCGTGGACACCGACTACGTCGTCAAGGTCGGAAGTGAGTACCGCTGTAGCCTCCGGTTCCTCGAGATGGGCGGGTCGATGCGCGACGGGATGGCGCTGTACCGGGTCGCCAAGCCGGAACTCGACGAACTGAAAGAACAGACCGGCGAGCACACCAACGTGACGGTCGAGCAAAACGGGTTCGCCGTCCAACTCTACAAGGCCCAGAGCCCGGAGTCCATCGACGACGACGCGCCGCTCGGCGACCACCTCTACCTCCACTCGACGGCGACGGGGAAGGCGATGCTCGCGGAGCACTCGCGGGACGAGGTCGACCGAATCATCGACCGCCGCGGCCTCCCGGCGCTGACCGACGACACCATCACCGACCGCGAGGCGCTCCACGAGGACCTCGAAGTGGTTCGCGACCGTGGCTACTCCATCAACCGCGGCGAACATTACCCCGGCGTCTGCGCCGTCGGGACCGCAATCACGTCGGAGCCGGACGACGCCGTCGGCGCGATAAGCATCAGCGGCCCGATGAGCCGCATCGAGCCGGGGCGCATCGAGGAGGAACTCGGCCCAGCGCTCCTGAACAAGAAGAACATCATCGAGCTGAAAATCAAGCAGTACTGA
- a CDS encoding amino acid-binding protein, with the protein MSEVHNDVQAYTLRLELVDEPGELLRSLQPIAEHGGNLLSIFHERGNVTPRGYIPVEVDIEATPDRFDNIVEGLSDAGINVIQAGTERYSERLTIILSGHLIETDLSDTLTQIEATRNATVTDISLSAPAGSINVSSARFQLAAASGATEEVLAAMREIADEKDLQFVEPLTVGGRA; encoded by the coding sequence ATGAGTGAGGTGCACAACGACGTCCAAGCGTACACGCTCCGTCTCGAACTCGTCGACGAACCCGGCGAACTCCTGCGCTCGCTCCAGCCCATCGCCGAACATGGGGGGAATCTCCTCTCGATTTTCCACGAGCGCGGTAACGTCACCCCGCGCGGTTACATCCCGGTGGAGGTCGATATTGAGGCGACTCCCGACCGCTTCGACAACATCGTCGAGGGGCTGAGCGACGCCGGCATCAACGTCATTCAGGCCGGAACCGAGCGCTACAGCGAGCGCCTCACCATCATCCTCTCGGGACACCTCATCGAGACGGACCTCTCCGACACGCTGACGCAGATCGAGGCGACGCGGAACGCGACCGTCACCGACATCTCGCTGTCCGCGCCCGCCGGCTCCATCAACGTCTCCAGCGCCCGCTTCCAGTTGGCGGCCGCGTCGGGGGCGACTGAAGAAGTCCTCGCCGCGATGCGTGAAATCGCCGACGAGAAAGACCTGCAGTTCGTCGAGCCGCTGACCGTGGGGGGTCGCGCGTGA
- a CDS encoding OsmC family protein has protein sequence MSAEKSQTLTFAVAAEAASPTETRVSTRGFEFVVDEPESLGGANAGPNPVEYLLGALAGCLNVTAHVVAREMDLDVRDLEISIEGDLNPAKFMGKGDDARAGYEEVRVAVTADVDADAETIGAWLSAVESRCPVSDNLSNATPLALSFDRR, from the coding sequence ATGTCCGCCGAGAAATCCCAGACCCTGACCTTCGCCGTCGCCGCGGAAGCCGCATCGCCCACCGAGACCCGCGTCTCCACCCGTGGCTTCGAGTTCGTCGTCGACGAGCCCGAATCGCTCGGTGGAGCGAACGCCGGTCCGAACCCCGTCGAGTACCTCCTCGGCGCGCTCGCCGGCTGTCTGAACGTCACGGCCCACGTGGTCGCCCGCGAGATGGACCTCGACGTACGGGACCTCGAGATCTCCATCGAGGGCGATCTGAACCCCGCGAAGTTCATGGGCAAGGGCGACGACGCCCGCGCCGGCTACGAGGAGGTTCGCGTCGCGGTCACCGCCGACGTCGACGCCGACGCCGAGACCATCGGCGCGTGGCTCTCCGCGGTCGAATCGCGCTGTCCGGTCAGCGACAACCTGAGCAACGCGACGCCGCTCGCGCTCTCGTTCGACCGCCGGTAG
- a CDS encoding ester cyclase encodes MASASTPTPTPTGNERIARRFPEEVAGEGNIGLIDEICAEDVLDHSPLGEVRGRDELKAQISGIRDSFSDFSATVEDAITEGDTVAMRVTLRGTHDGTFMGIEPTGKTVEVGNMVFTRIEDDMIAERWVQPDMLGMLTQLGAVELPEA; translated from the coding sequence ATGGCATCAGCAAGCACACCGACACCGACGCCGACGGGGAACGAGCGAATCGCTCGACGCTTCCCGGAGGAAGTCGCGGGCGAGGGGAACATCGGCCTCATCGACGAGATTTGTGCCGAGGACGTCCTCGACCACAGCCCGCTCGGAGAGGTCCGCGGACGCGACGAACTCAAAGCGCAGATTTCGGGCATTCGAGACTCGTTCAGCGACTTCTCGGCGACGGTCGAAGACGCGATTACGGAGGGTGACACGGTCGCGATGCGCGTCACGCTCCGCGGGACGCACGACGGCACGTTCATGGGCATCGAACCGACCGGGAAGACCGTCGAGGTCGGCAACATGGTGTTCACCCGCATCGAAGACGACATGATAGCCGAGCGGTGGGTCCAACCGGACATGCTCGGCATGCTCACGCAACTCGGTGCGGTGGAACTACCTGAGGCGTAA
- a CDS encoding histidinol-phosphate transaminase, which translates to MDPGSVSDVDHVTHGGTADHSLVDFSTGSNPERPPGIAGVYESALSTSQRYSLDDYSRFRVAAAEFVGCHPEDVVPAAGVIEAMRLAVGVTVSPGDSVALPAPCCGEYAREIRLQGGEPVHVPHDRLLETVDPAEHAAVILSYPANPLGTAYPRDELRAFIDDCRRADTPVIVDESYLGFTRLPSTAGLDGVIALHSVTNVFGVPSLRAGFAAATGDLGDRLSRARCTWVLSAPAVEVATFCLKQDDFLEATRDRVERERPRIIAGLDRLGYDPHPADSTLVLFRADDVDRVLHETRRRGFAVRDARDYQRLDSHVRINVRRPDENDRLLDALAEAD; encoded by the coding sequence ATGGACCCCGGTTCCGTTTCCGACGTCGACCACGTGACCCACGGCGGGACCGCCGACCACTCCCTCGTCGATTTCAGCACCGGCTCGAACCCGGAACGCCCGCCCGGAATCGCCGGCGTCTACGAATCGGCGCTTTCCACGTCACAGCGGTACTCGTTGGACGACTACTCGCGGTTCCGCGTCGCCGCCGCGGAGTTCGTGGGTTGTCACCCCGAGGATGTCGTCCCCGCCGCAGGCGTCATCGAGGCGATGCGGCTCGCCGTCGGGGTAACCGTCTCGCCGGGCGACAGCGTGGCGCTCCCGGCCCCCTGCTGTGGCGAGTACGCCCGCGAGATCCGGCTCCAAGGCGGCGAGCCGGTCCACGTTCCCCACGACCGCCTGCTCGAAACCGTCGACCCCGCCGAGCATGCGGCGGTGATTCTCAGCTACCCAGCGAACCCGCTCGGGACGGCCTACCCGCGAGACGAGCTTCGGGCGTTCATCGACGACTGCCGCCGGGCTGACACGCCCGTCATCGTCGACGAGTCGTACCTCGGCTTCACGCGCCTCCCGAGCACGGCCGGCCTCGACGGCGTCATCGCCCTCCACTCGGTGACGAACGTCTTCGGCGTCCCCTCGCTCCGCGCGGGCTTCGCGGCCGCGACGGGCGACCTCGGCGACCGGCTCTCGCGAGCGCGCTGTACGTGGGTGCTGTCGGCCCCCGCGGTAGAAGTCGCGACGTTCTGTCTCAAACAGGACGACTTCCTCGAAGCGACGCGCGACCGGGTCGAACGGGAGCGCCCGCGGATAATCGCGGGGCTGGACCGACTCGGCTACGACCCGCACCCGGCCGATAGTACGCTCGTCTTGTTCCGCGCCGACGACGTCGACCGCGTCCTCCACGAGACCCGACGCCGCGGCTTCGCCGTCCGCGACGCTCGCGACTACCAGCGGCTCGACTCGCACGTCAGAATCAACGTCCGCCGCCCGGACGAGAACGACCGCCTGCTCGACGCGCTCGCCGAAGCGGACTGA
- a CDS encoding type I 3-dehydroquinate dehydratase — MGADAYSLAGVTETLTEATAAEGIADFVEFRMDGADRPLDALDEYDGTVPLIVSNRPEWAGGTAGESERLETLATAAAFDAVEMVDVELRTIRECEWLRDELHGHDVELIVSHYDGHKTPQKSELNQIISECNEYGDVAKVVVFAEEKTDSLSLLQSFNAASEGGVRVTGYALGDIGRHTRVIGVFYGASIAYAPVVSNERGPNDIDLRKLSNLLDWVASAR, encoded by the coding sequence ATGGGTGCGGACGCATACTCGTTGGCCGGAGTGACCGAGACGCTGACCGAAGCGACGGCCGCGGAAGGCATCGCGGACTTCGTTGAGTTCCGGATGGACGGGGCGGACCGCCCGCTCGACGCGCTCGACGAGTACGACGGGACGGTCCCGCTCATCGTCTCGAACCGGCCGGAGTGGGCCGGCGGCACCGCCGGTGAGTCCGAGCGACTGGAGACGCTCGCGACCGCCGCCGCGTTCGACGCCGTCGAGATGGTCGACGTGGAACTTCGGACGATTCGCGAGTGCGAGTGGCTTCGGGACGAACTGCACGGACACGACGTCGAACTGATAGTCTCTCACTACGACGGCCACAAGACTCCTCAGAAGTCAGAACTGAACCAAATTATATCAGAATGTAATGAATACGGTGATGTGGCGAAAGTCGTCGTGTTCGCCGAGGAGAAAACGGACTCGCTCTCGCTGTTGCAGTCGTTCAACGCCGCCTCCGAGGGGGGAGTGCGAGTCACCGGATACGCATTGGGTGATATCGGCCGACACACTCGCGTTATCGGCGTCTTTTACGGTGCGTCCATCGCCTACGCGCCCGTTGTCAGTAACGAGCGCGGCCCGAACGACATCGACCTCAGAAAGCTATCGAACCTTCTCGATTGGGTCGCTTCCGCGCGCTGA
- a CDS encoding 4-carboxy-4-hydroxy-2-oxoadipate aldolase/oxaloacetate decarboxylase, producing the protein MHTIEPDVERPDHELVEAFEEIPSTIVSDVTGNIGLTMDAGLRPAYDGVEMAGTAVTVKAAPGDNLIIHKAITMTEPGDVLIIDCDGYTDTGHVGELMCTSCQANGLAGLVIDGAYRDSREIAEMEFPVYGRGVNPQGPLKQDPGSINVTVSVGGVSVDPGDIVIGDDDGLAVIPREGAEEVLERAHEKLSAEDSVREEVLDGEYLYELNGYDELFENLTIVGPEDSIQ; encoded by the coding sequence ATGCACACGATAGAGCCCGACGTAGAGCGACCGGACCACGAACTCGTCGAGGCGTTCGAGGAGATTCCGAGCACCATCGTCTCCGACGTGACCGGCAACATCGGACTGACCATGGACGCCGGCCTCCGTCCCGCCTACGACGGCGTCGAGATGGCCGGGACCGCGGTCACGGTGAAGGCCGCGCCCGGCGACAACCTCATCATCCACAAGGCAATCACGATGACCGAGCCCGGCGACGTGCTCATCATCGACTGCGACGGCTACACCGACACGGGCCACGTCGGCGAACTGATGTGTACCTCCTGTCAGGCGAACGGCCTCGCCGGACTGGTCATCGACGGCGCGTACCGCGACAGTCGGGAAATCGCCGAGATGGAGTTCCCGGTGTACGGCCGCGGCGTCAACCCGCAGGGGCCGCTCAAGCAGGACCCCGGCTCCATCAACGTCACCGTCTCCGTCGGCGGCGTCAGCGTCGACCCCGGCGACATCGTCATCGGCGACGACGACGGCCTGGCGGTCATCCCCCGCGAGGGAGCCGAGGAGGTCCTCGAACGCGCCCACGAGAAGCTCAGCGCCGAGGACTCCGTCCGCGAGGAAGTACTGGACGGCGAGTACCTCTACGAACTCAACGGCTACGACGAACTGTTCGAGAACCTGACCATCGTCGGTCCCGAAGACTCGATTCAGTAA
- a CDS encoding homoserine dehydrogenase yields MRLCVLGAGAVGSAVVELAAEHGHTVTAFADSESAAVDADGLDADAVLAKKQEDGVVGEADPGAVFDADYDVLVEATPTTLGNAEPGFSHVERALADDRHVVLANKGPVAERYADVRALEAESEGTVRFGATVGGALPILSTIEDVGPSRVSAVYGVLNGTANFVLSRMAAEGLDYEHVLAEAQDLGVAEADPTFDVDGTDTALKGVIVANVLSDGETEFTLDDADVEGIQELSGSMLNLAQEDGQTIRLIVEVVDGAVRVGPRLVPENGAVAPSGTENAVQIEADYCGRLGITGQGAGGPETASAVLTDVERLAD; encoded by the coding sequence GTGAGACTGTGTGTTCTCGGCGCCGGTGCGGTCGGGAGTGCCGTCGTCGAACTCGCCGCGGAACACGGCCACACCGTGACCGCGTTCGCGGACTCCGAGAGCGCCGCCGTCGACGCCGACGGCCTCGACGCCGACGCGGTGCTCGCGAAGAAGCAGGAAGACGGCGTGGTCGGCGAGGCGGACCCCGGGGCGGTGTTCGACGCCGACTACGACGTGTTGGTGGAGGCGACGCCGACGACGCTTGGCAACGCCGAACCCGGCTTTTCGCACGTCGAGCGCGCGCTGGCCGACGACCGCCACGTCGTGCTCGCGAACAAGGGTCCGGTCGCCGAGCGCTACGCAGACGTGCGGGCGCTCGAAGCCGAGAGCGAGGGGACGGTCCGCTTCGGCGCGACCGTCGGCGGTGCACTTCCTATCCTCTCGACCATCGAGGACGTGGGCCCGTCGCGGGTGTCGGCGGTCTACGGTGTGTTGAACGGGACGGCCAACTTCGTCCTCTCGCGGATGGCCGCCGAGGGCCTCGACTACGAGCATGTCCTCGCGGAGGCACAGGACCTCGGCGTCGCCGAGGCCGACCCTACCTTCGATGTCGACGGCACGGACACGGCACTCAAGGGTGTCATCGTCGCCAACGTCCTCTCCGACGGTGAGACGGAGTTCACGCTCGATGACGCCGACGTCGAGGGGATTCAGGAGCTCTCGGGGAGCATGCTCAACTTGGCACAGGAAGACGGCCAGACGATTCGACTCATCGTCGAAGTCGTGGACGGCGCGGTCCGCGTCGGCCCGCGACTGGTACCTGAAAACGGGGCTGTCGCCCCGTCAGGGACCGAAAACGCCGTTCAGATCGAAGCCGACTACTGCGGTCGACTGGGTATTACCGGCCAAGGGGCCGGCGGTCCCGAGACGGCGAGCGCGGTGCTGACGGATGTCGAACGACTTGCCGACTGA